One Methanosphaera cuniculi DNA segment encodes these proteins:
- a CDS encoding DEAD/DEAH box helicase: MEKLEFKNLNISEELQKAVEDMGFEEASPIQSLAIPQILAKKDVTGQAQTGTGKTAAFGIPLLENMDKNDESLQAIILCPTRELAIQVAEELRKLAAYMPEINVLPVYGGQPIDRQIKALRKGVQIIIGTPGRVMDHINRGTLDLRTIKTIILDEADEMLDMGFREDIEYILQYIPDERQFLLFSATLPNEILQLAQTYQNNPEIVKVTQHELTTPDIDQKYFEVKEDMKLELLSRLLDIHDFNLSLVFCNTKRKVDKLVSHLQVRGYLADGLHGDLTQNQRDRVMRKFKKGNIEILVATDVAARGIDVGGVEGVFNFDIPNDNEYYVHRIGRTGRAGKTGKAFSFVSGREIYQLRDIQRYAKTKIEQAPIPSLSDVEEVKKDNFIEELKEKINTEDISKEIYIIEKLIEEDFNSIDIAATLLKGIIENSPYKEEEFGDTEAHEGFVRFFVSVGRKQNITVNVILNTIHEKTGLTGHQIGNIDIFDNFSFVEIPSDRASDFYRFMGDTYIANKRAHIEPAKPRDKSKKKSRDNKNKKFSNKRNRKSRKFNPHRDNNGFKKDNSSYYSNRNNNKKTYRKDSYSKNSYKKDSYKNEYRNDTNAF, from the coding sequence ATGGAAAAATTAGAATTTAAAAACCTAAATATATCAGAAGAATTACAAAAAGCAGTAGAAGACATGGGATTTGAGGAAGCATCCCCTATACAATCACTTGCAATTCCTCAAATATTAGCAAAAAAAGATGTGACAGGACAAGCACAAACAGGAACAGGTAAAACAGCAGCATTTGGAATACCACTACTTGAAAATATGGATAAAAATGATGAATCACTACAAGCTATAATACTATGTCCAACACGAGAACTTGCAATACAAGTAGCAGAAGAACTAAGAAAACTAGCTGCATACATGCCTGAAATTAATGTACTGCCAGTATATGGTGGTCAACCAATAGATAGACAAATAAAAGCACTAAGAAAAGGAGTTCAAATAATCATAGGAACACCAGGACGTGTGATGGATCATATAAATCGGGGAACACTTGATCTTAGAACAATAAAAACAATAATACTAGATGAAGCAGATGAAATGCTAGATATGGGATTTAGAGAAGATATAGAATATATTCTACAATACATCCCTGATGAAAGACAATTTTTACTATTTTCAGCAACATTACCAAATGAAATATTACAACTTGCACAAACATATCAAAACAATCCTGAGATTGTAAAAGTTACACAACATGAACTAACAACACCAGATATTGACCAGAAATATTTTGAAGTAAAAGAAGATATGAAACTAGAACTACTATCTCGTCTTCTTGATATACATGATTTTAATTTATCATTAGTATTTTGTAATACTAAACGTAAAGTAGATAAACTTGTAAGTCATCTTCAAGTACGAGGATATCTAGCTGATGGTCTTCATGGAGATTTAACTCAAAATCAACGTGATCGTGTAATGCGTAAATTTAAAAAAGGAAACATTGAAATTTTGGTTGCAACAGATGTAGCAGCACGTGGAATTGATGTAGGTGGTGTTGAGGGTGTATTTAACTTTGATATACCAAATGATAATGAGTACTATGTTCATAGAATAGGTCGTACTGGTCGTGCTGGTAAGACTGGTAAAGCATTTAGTTTTGTATCAGGACGTGAAATATACCAGCTTCGTGATATTCAAAGATATGCAAAAACTAAGATTGAACAAGCACCAATACCTTCACTTAGTGATGTTGAAGAAGTTAAAAAAGATAACTTCATAGAAGAGCTTAAAGAAAAAATTAACACAGAAGATATATCAAAAGAAATTTATATTATTGAAAAGCTTATTGAAGAGGACTTTAACTCAATTGATATAGCTGCAACACTTCTTAAAGGAATTATTGAAAATAGTCCATATAAAGAAGAAGAATTTGGTGATACAGAAGCTCATGAAGGATTTGTTCGTTTCTTTGTAAGTGTAGGTCGTAAACAAAATATCACAGTAAATGTTATACTAAATACAATACATGAAAAAACAGGTCTTACAGGTCATCAAATAGGTAATATTGATATATTTGATAATTTCTCATTTGTAGAAATTCCATCAGATCGTGCATCAGACTTCTATAGATTTATGGGTGATACATATATTGCAAATAAACGTGCACATATTGAACCTGCAAAACCTCGTGATAAATCTAAGAAAAAATCTCGAGATAATAAAAATAAGAAGTTTTCAAATAAAAGAAATCGTAAAAGTCGAAAATTTAATCCTCATCGGGATAATAATGGTTTTAAGAAGGATAATAGTAGCTATTATTCTAATCGTAACAATAATAAGAAAACTTATCGTAAAGATTCATACTCAAAAAATAGTTATAAAAAAGATTCATATAAAAATGAGTATAGAAATGATACTAATGCATTTTAG
- the hypB gene encoding hydrogenase nickel incorporation protein HypB, which yields MHKIASIEIEQDIIQANDKLAAENRKVFDENNVFAVDLVGAVGSGKTSLLEKLIDEMSDEDIGVIAGDILSKFDAKRIENKNVPVKGLNTGKECHLDAHLVEHALDEIPLDDLSILFVENVGNLICPADFNLGTHIRTVIISVTEGDDTAEKHPMIFKGADMAIVNKIDLADAVGADADKMVEDIKTINPDIPVIKCSIKTGEGIDEVIETYKKFQNQ from the coding sequence ATGCATAAAATAGCAAGTATAGAAATAGAACAAGATATAATACAAGCAAATGATAAACTCGCAGCAGAAAATAGAAAAGTATTTGATGAAAACAACGTATTTGCAGTAGACCTAGTAGGTGCTGTAGGATCCGGAAAAACATCATTACTTGAAAAACTAATCGATGAAATGTCTGATGAAGATATAGGAGTAATCGCAGGAGATATTCTAAGTAAATTTGATGCAAAAAGAATAGAAAACAAAAATGTACCTGTAAAAGGACTAAACACAGGAAAAGAATGCCACCTAGATGCACACCTAGTAGAACATGCACTAGATGAAATACCATTAGATGACCTATCAATACTATTTGTTGAAAACGTAGGAAATCTAATATGTCCAGCAGACTTTAACCTCGGAACACATATAAGAACAGTTATTATAAGTGTAACTGAAGGTGACGACACAGCAGAAAAACACCCAATGATCTTCAAAGGAGCAGATATGGCAATAGTAAACAAAATAGATCTTGCTGATGCTGTAGGTGCAGATGCTGATAAAATGGTAGAAGACATAAAAACAATCAATCCAGACATACCAGTAATTAAATGTAGTATAAAAACCGGCGAAGGAATCGATGAAGTAATAGAAACTTACAAAAAATTCCAAAACCAATAA
- the hypA gene encoding hydrogenase maturation nickel metallochaperone HypA, producing the protein MHELAMATSMVEAIIDTAEKNDAIKITQAVLDVGELTMLNPEQLRFMMDVIREDTIFEDAEIIINMIPIEIECDKCGFKGKSKTDENMDHLMAVATCPKCDNTRINIIEGRECSIKTIKIEKEDEEDA; encoded by the coding sequence ATGCATGAACTAGCTATGGCAACAAGTATGGTAGAAGCTATAATTGACACAGCAGAAAAAAATGATGCAATAAAAATAACACAAGCAGTTCTCGATGTAGGAGAACTCACAATGCTCAACCCTGAACAACTCCGCTTTATGATGGATGTAATACGAGAAGATACAATATTTGAAGATGCAGAAATCATCATAAACATGATCCCAATAGAAATAGAATGTGATAAATGTGGATTTAAAGGAAAAAGCAAAACAGATGAAAACATGGATCATTTAATGGCTGTAGCAACATGTCCTAAATGTGATAACACAAGAATAAACATAATTGAAGGACGAGAATGTAGTATAAAAACAATAAAAATAGAAAAGGAAGATGAAGAAGATGCATAA
- a CDS encoding ribose-phosphate diphosphokinase: MIIGGSASQSLAAEVAKELNDKLCSVETKKFPDGERYFRIKDEIPEDEKVIIIQSTGYPQDENMMELFFILDTLSDMNIDDITVVSPYLGYSRQERRFKEVECISAKAISKLLQSMGVKHLISINLHEESICDLYDIPVDNLSAMPSIAEYIRENHEDKKPIILAPDKGAENFAKQIAEILNTDYDYLEKVRLSPEKVKTKTKSISVENRSVIIVDDIISTGGTIVNAINILKENGAKMVDVVCVHPVLVNDAILKISAAGANTIHGTNTLKSEVAHISVATTIADHLKNLENQ, from the coding sequence GTGATTATTGGAGGATCTGCATCACAATCATTAGCAGCAGAAGTAGCAAAAGAATTAAATGATAAGCTATGTAGTGTGGAAACTAAGAAGTTTCCAGATGGAGAAAGATACTTTAGAATAAAAGATGAAATACCAGAAGATGAAAAAGTTATAATAATACAATCTACAGGATATCCACAAGATGAAAATATGATGGAACTATTTTTCATACTTGATACACTAAGTGATATGAATATAGATGATATAACAGTAGTATCACCATACCTAGGATACAGTAGACAAGAACGCAGATTTAAAGAAGTTGAATGTATATCAGCAAAAGCAATATCAAAACTACTTCAAAGTATGGGAGTAAAACATTTAATATCAATAAATCTACATGAAGAAAGTATATGTGACTTATATGATATACCAGTAGATAACCTATCAGCAATGCCTTCAATAGCTGAATATATACGAGAAAACCATGAAGATAAAAAACCAATAATACTAGCACCAGATAAAGGAGCAGAAAACTTTGCAAAACAAATAGCAGAAATACTAAACACAGACTATGACTACCTTGAAAAAGTTAGACTATCACCTGAAAAAGTAAAAACCAAGACAAAAAGTATATCTGTAGAAAATCGTAGTGTAATAATAGTAGATGATATAATAAGTACAGGTGGAACAATAGTAAATGCAATAAACATATTAAAAGAAAATGGAGCTAAAATGGTAGATGTAGTATGTGTACACCCAGTACTTGTAAATGATGCAATACTAAAAATATCAGCAGCAGGTGCAAATACAATTCATGGAACAAACACACTAAAAAGTGAAGTTGCACATATAAGTGTAGCAACAACAATAGCAGATCATCTTAAAAACCTTGAAAATCAATAA